In Brassica napus cultivar Da-Ae chromosome C2, Da-Ae, whole genome shotgun sequence, the sequence AGAAGATTCTGAAAAGAAAACTCAAGAAGGAGAAGCTACTAAAGATGCCAAAGAGGATTCTCCTCTGGCGGCACCGGAGGCTCCAGCGCCACCTCCACCGCCGCAAGAGATTGTCCTTAAAGTTTACATGCACTGTGAAGGCTGTGCTAGAAAAGTCCGCCGTTGCCTCAAAGGCTTCGAAGGTATGTATTAAGAATATACTATATCTAAAAGTACATACTTCTTTATATCAGTTCTGCATTTTCATCTACATGTAATAATCttctaaaaagaaataatacATTTTCGTTTTATTCATAGActaatttctcaaaatccaaaCGTTTGCCATCTGCTTTTACAAcacaattttatttgtttaagatGATTAATCTTGTggttcatttaaaaatatataaaacaaacactCTAAACAAAAAATTGCCGTTTGATTTTTTTCCACCAAATTACATATTAGAAAAACAAGCATCAGATAAGTAAATTACTGTAACTATATATTGTTTCTGCCAATTACagtttttggttaatttggtgtataagtataattaatattcgtctttttttaatattcgtCATATATTTTGTATGTAGGACCACACAAAGTTTGGGTTATGCTTTTAAGTATTACcattacaaataaataaaagaaacaatcaAAGTATAACATTCTGTTTTTTGGTAAACATGGCaatataatgatatatatatatatatatatgactataTACAAATATGATTTGAATCTTGGATTTTTGGTTTAATTGATTTAGGAGTGGAAGATGTGATGACTGACTGTAAAGCGGGTAAAGTGGTGGTGAAGGGAGAAAAAGCTGACCCATTGAAAATCTTAGCCAGAGTTCAAAGGAAGACCCACCGTGAAGTGGTGCTTCTTTCTCCTATTCCTCCGCCATCTCAGCCGCCGGAGAAGAAAGCAGAGGAGGAGAAGCCCAAAGTGGAAGAGAAGAAAGTGGAGGTAACTTtctttattgtaattttttttgtctagtaatgaattttttaaaaaaataaataaaggtaATTTTAAGGGTTGCTTTTTTGGGGAtgtttataactatttattCAGAGTAAcgattaattaatatatcattcaGTTAAAATAAGATTATTCTCTCTTTCCAGTGAATTCACGTGGGGGTGTACTGGTagattagtatatttttatctttttattgatGGTTGTAGAACTAgattttttctgattttattattataatttaatttacatatatgGAATCTGGATTACATAGtcgttttatttaaatttccgACGATCTTTTTGTATCAGCCTCCCGTAGTAGTTACGGTGGTCCTCAAGGTTCACATGCATTGCGAAGCTTGTGCGACGGAGATCAAGAAACGGATCATGAGAATGAAAGGTTAGTTTTTTTCTACTAAATTGTTTAAATAATCTAATATTGGTTAAGATATTGGACTTTTTATACAATAAGTCCAATATTTAATAGcttttatctgttttttttacaaTAGCTTTATCTGTGAAAGCAACACTTCAAACTTAAAGGAAATTTACTGAAAAGTGATAGgtaacaattaaaatgaaaatatatgttttggGGGGGATTTTAGCCCTTTTTCTCGTCTGTCCTGACTATCTTCGGTAGATAAAACGTTTCAATATCTTGCATAATCATCCACTTGTCACCAACTTTATATCGTCTTTCGTTAGTTCTTTTTCTGATTACCAGAGCTTTCGTTAGTTCTTTAGTCGTATCAAATTTGGTCCATACAATTTCAAATCTAGATGATATTGctagttgttcaaaaaaaaaaaaaagatgatattGCTTCGACTTTAAAACACATGCacatgtattatttatttatttatagtcaTTCTAACTTTTAAAAAGCATATGTTATGTTAtcgttttttaataaattatatgtagTAGGGTCAAAATGTATATAGCCCTACTTTAGtagcttttttaattattcatttttgtTTGAAACAAATAACTTTTAGGAGTGGAATCTGCTGAATCCGATTTGAAAGCTTCTCAAGTGACGGTGAAAGGAGTGTTCGAACCGCAAAAGCTCGTAGAATACGTTTACAAGCGTACTGGAAAACATGCTGCAGTTATGAAAATTGACCCACCACCTCCGCCGCCACCTGAGGAAGCTGCTGCCGCCGCGGAAGCAGAGAAGAATgaagaaagaaaaggagaaaatggCGGTGGAGAGTCCAAAGGCGAGGAAGGGAAGGACGAGAAAGCAAAGActgatgaagagaagaaagaaggtgACGGCAGCAAAGGTGAAGCGGGGGAGAATGGCGGTGGTGGGGAGGAAGAGGCAAAAGTTGTGGAGGTGAAGAAGATAGAGAATCCATATTTCTACTATCATTATCAGCCGCCGCGTGTGGCAATGCCGCCTTATGCCTATCCTCATTCCTATCCACCCCATGCATATCCTCCTCAAGCATATCCTCCCCATGCATATCCTCCTAATGCATATCCTCCTCATGCATATCCTCCTAATGCATATCCCCCTCAGATATTCAGCGACGAGAATCCAAACGCATGTTCCATAATGTAACAAAGAAACTGCAAACGCTAAAAGAATATGTGGGAAATATTTTCTAGAGTTCATATCGATATAGTCCCACACATTGCTCAAGAGAGGGCAATTGCGCCCTATCCTTTTTCAAAACTACATGTAGATTTTAGATTTCAAATATGCCCCTTTTGTTACcacattgtgttttttttttctggttcaaATTACCACAttgtttaaagtatatataaaccccgttttacaaaaaaaaaagagtaaaaagaaATTATCGGTGAATATTAGTAATAGTTAGGTCACTTAGGTGAAACACTTTATCTCGCATGTAGgagtgttcaatccggatatcggttcggtttcggttcggtttttttcggttttcggtatttcggttagtaaaatataattaccattctaaatccatatttacttcggttcggttcggtttatataccgtcggttttcggtttattcggttttataccaaaaaacataattatttagtttgagatcatataaaataaattttagagtcatattgtcaacgcagtcatttttaaaaaatatattacatgttcaaataa encodes:
- the LOC106405253 gene encoding heavy metal-associated isoprenylated plant protein 7: MGEEEKKQEAPEEKKMEEKKPEEEKKEEGKKVEADEKKGEDSEKKTQEGEATKDAKEDSPLAAPEAPAPPPPPQEIVLKVYMHCEGCARKVRRCLKGFEGVEDVMTDCKAGKVVVKGEKADPLKILARVQRKTHREVVLLSPIPPPSQPPEKKAEEEKPKVEEKKVEPPVVVTVVLKVHMHCEACATEIKKRIMRMKGVESAESDLKASQVTVKGVFEPQKLVEYVYKRTGKHAAVMKIDPPPPPPPEEAAAAAEAEKNEERKGENGGGESKGEEGKDEKAKTDEEKKEGDGSKGEAGENGGGGEEEAKVVEVKKIENPYFYYHYQPPRVAMPPYAYPHSYPPHAYPPQAYPPHAYPPNAYPPHAYPPNAYPPQIFSDENPNACSIM